From Ficedula albicollis isolate OC2 chromosome 5, FicAlb1.5, whole genome shotgun sequence, one genomic window encodes:
- the CCND1 gene encoding G1/S-specific cyclin-D1, with product MEHQLLCCEVETIRRAYLDANLLNDRVLQTMLKAEETCSPSVSYFKCVQKEILPYMRKIVATWMLEVCEEQKCEEEVFPLAMNYLDRFLSFEPLKKSRLQLLGATCMFVASKMKETIPLTAEKLCIYTDNSIRPDELLQMELLLVNKLKWNLAAMTPHDFIEHFLTKMPLAEDTKQIIRKHAQTFVALCATDIKFISNPPSMIAAGSVVAAVQGLHLGNTNTFLSYQCLTHFLSQVIKCDPDCLRACQEQIESLLESSLRQAQQQNISSETKTVEDEADLSCTPTDVRDVNI from the exons ATGGAAcatcagctgctgtgctgcGAGGTGGAGACCATCCGACGAGCCTACCTGGATGCCAACCTCCTAAATGACAGAGTGCTGCAGACAATGCTGAAGGCGGAGGAGACCTGCTCGCCCTCCGTCTCCTACTTCAAGTGCGTGCAGAAAGAAATCTTGCCATATATGAGGAAAATAGTTGCCACTTGGATGCTGGAG GTTTGCGAGGAGCAGAAGTGCGAAGAGGAAGTTTTCCCCTTGGCTATGAATTATTTGGACAGATTTTTGTCGTTTGAACCCCTCAAGAAAAGCCGATTGCAATTGCTGGGAGCTACCTGCATGTTTGTGGCTTCAAAAATGAAGGAAACTATTCCTCTGACCGCAGAAAAACTGTGCATTTATACAGATAACTCCATTAGACCCGACGAATTACTG caaatggagctgctgctggtgaatAAGCTGAAATGGAATCTGGCTGCAATGACCCCCCACGATTTCATTGAACATTTCCTTACTAAAATGCCTCTGGCAGAGGACACCAAGCAGATCATCCGTAAACATGCTCAGACTTTTGTGGCTCTGTGCGCTACAG atattaaatttatttcaaaccCACCCTCCATGATCGCAGCTGGCAGCGTGGTAGCAGCTGTGCAAGGCCTGCATCTGGGGAACACTAACACTTTCCTCTCCTATCAATGCCTCACACATTTCCTATCACAAGTTATCAAATGTGATCCG GATTGTTTACGAGCCTGTCAAGAACAGATTGAGTCCCTCTTGGAGTCCAGTCTAcgccaggcacagcagcaaaacatatCTTCAGAAACAAAGACTGTAGAGGACGAAGCAGACCTCTCCTGCACACCTACTGATGTGCGAGACGTGAACATTTAA